In Macrobrachium nipponense isolate FS-2020 chromosome 15, ASM1510439v2, whole genome shotgun sequence, a single genomic region encodes these proteins:
- the LOC135226649 gene encoding uncharacterized protein LOC135226649, which yields MAPYTPFNPNQYNLGLRRKNLNKEKNRKLRSIEVMPGVFEPAAYDKFLTLSLEEGNIEDSDIFEIYREIITCLGRKPKISSLGKGHLLIEVQSPSESSKLKEIETVCGNKIKCEPHKTYNQSRGVIFSKALMKFSEEKLLKELKDQNVTEVKRIMKKEHGESHGPCSNAPKCVNCGGEHPASDKKCERYRFEKEIMAVKTKERISFFEAKQKVASSFNPGIRTFASVTKRREMEKNSSNNNSNPRTQLNKRSRSDDCIILPDSKSLKSRGDSFKTISDPLSSQEEQSSSTLDGPLTPSPTSTLELPMAALPYTSEELLATPLLLPGDSNKNIPPKTEEPAAPLSGDPIKSPPPTTEEPAAPPSNSCSPCHFKDWAPPLKIIIYGKGLVNKR from the exons ATGGCCCCTTATACTCCTTTTAACCCAAACCAGTATAATCTTGGGTTAAGGAGGAAAAatctaaacaaggaaaaaaataggaaGCTTAGGTCAATTGAAGTAATGCCAGGTGTGTTTGAGCCTGCAgcatatgataaatttttaactttgtctttagaaGAAGGCAATATAGAAGATTcagatatttttgaaatatatagagaaataattACATGTTTAGGCAGAAAGCCAAAAATTTCCTCCTTAGGCAAAGGCCATTTATTGATAGAGGTACAGTCACCATCTGAAAGCAGCAAGTTAAAAGAAATTGAAACAGTTTGTGGTAACAAGATAAAATGTGAGCCTCATAAAACTTATAACCAGAGCAGAGGTGTCATCTTCTCTAAAGCTCTGATGAAATTTTCTGAGGAGAAATTATTAAAAGAGTTAAAAGATCAAAATGTTACAGAAGtcaagagaataatgaaaaaagaacatgGA GAGTCACATGGACCATGTAGCAATGCTCCTAAATGTGTGAACTGTGGAGGAGAACATCCAGCATCAGATAAAAAATGCGAGAGATAtcgttttgaaaaagaaataatggcTGTCAAGACCAAGGAACGTATTAGTTTCTTTGAAGCAAAACAGAAGGTAGCAAGCAGCTTTAACCCAGGAATTCGCACCTTTGCTTCAGTCACCAAAagaagagaaatggaaaaaaattcatcaaataataattcaaatccTAGAACTCAATTGAACAAGAGATCTCGAAGTGATGACTGTATTATACTTCCTGATAGTAAAAGCCTAAAGTCTAGAGGAGACAGCTTTAAGACCATCTCAGATCCATTGAGTTCTCAAGAGGAACAAAGTTCCTCCACCCTAGATGGACCTTTGACTCCATCTCCAACATCAACGTTAGAGCTGCCAATGGCAGCCTTACCATATACCTCTGAGGAGCTATTAGCCACTCCATTACTtcttcctggagactccaataaaAACATTCCACCAAAGACAGAGGAGCCAGCAGCTCCTCTCTCTGGAGACCCCATTAAAAGCCCGCCACCTACGACAGAGGAGCCAGCAGCTCCTCCTTCAAATTCCTGCAGCCCATGTCACTTTAAAGACTGGGCACCACCCCTTAAAATCATCATATATGGGAAAGGACTTGTCAACAAAAGATGA